The region CGACAACTAGTCACGGAGACGTATACGAAGAAGCTGGGCAAGCCGTATGACGCGGTGAAGGTCTATCACGAGTATCACGAGCTACTGGCGAACAAGGATATCGATGCGGTAGTGATCTCTACACCGGACCACCAGCATGCCATCGTCGCGGCGACGGCGGTGCGGGCGGGCAAGGATGTATATCTGCAGAAGCCGGCTTCGCTGACGATTGCGGAGGGCCGCTACCTGAGCAACGCGGTGCAGGCTTCTGGAAGGATTGTGCAGATCGGAAGCCAGCAGAGATCGTGGAAGCAGTTCCATCGCGCGTGCGAGCTGGTGCGGAATGGCCGAATCGGTGAGGTGAAGCATGTGGAGATTGGGCTGCCAGGCGACCCCGCGGGAGGGGATGCAACCCCGATGCCGGTGCCAAAGGGCTTCAACTACGACGCGTGGCTGGGCTCAACGCCGGTCGTTCCCTACACGGTGGACCGGGTGATGCCGCAGCAGGGGTTCGACCGGCCGGGATGGTTGCGGATGGAGCAGTTTGGCGCGGGTATGATTACGGGCTGGGGTGCGCACCACGTCGACACGGCGCATTGGGGCATGAACACCGAGTACACCGGCCCGGTGGAGATATGGGGGACGGCGGAGTTTCCAAAGAGCGGCCTGTGGGACGTGCATGGCGACTTTCTGACGCATGGCCGTTATGCGAACGGCGTGACGATGGATATCTCCGGGAAGTTTCCTAATGGCATCAAGTGGTACGGGACCGAGGGCTGGATCTTCGTGCAGAGAGATGGCATGAACTCGCC is a window of Edaphobacter sp. 12200R-103 DNA encoding:
- a CDS encoding Gfo/Idh/MocA family protein: MKTAAGAAAVTGFPTIVPSTVFGQMAPSERINVGAIGVGRISRGHDLPGIFKYEGARVIAVCDLDAGRAELGRQLVTETYTKKLGKPYDAVKVYHEYHELLANKDIDAVVISTPDHQHAIVAATAVRAGKDVYLQKPASLTIAEGRYLSNAVQASGRIVQIGSQQRSWKQFHRACELVRNGRIGEVKHVEIGLPGDPAGGDATPMPVPKGFNYDAWLGSTPVVPYTVDRVMPQQGFDRPGWLRMEQFGAGMITGWGAHHVDTAHWGMNTEYTGPVEIWGTAEFPKSGLWDVHGDFLTHGRYANGVTMDISGKFPNGIKWYGTEGWIFVQRDGMNSPTAKPGDPVPKVEVLQASDPKILTSVIGPNEIHLETSPEHHANWLDCVRSRKQPLAPIEIGHRACSTCLLHHIAMKTGRHLHWDPEREQFKGDDAANAMLSRPQRSPYTFAEASWV